TATGAAGTAaaagttataactttttactgagtggatGGATTTTGGTGATTCCTATTTTCaattgaaagctggtgcttgtcatgtggtcccgtttaaGTTTGATATAGATCTAATGAGTACTTTATGAGTTATCCCTATATGTGTACTGCACTATACTTCTCTTTTTGgtcgttttttttatgtgagcaaacacaattatataagaaAGGAATTTGTGTTCCAAGTAAACTTTATTCtattaaaatggaaaaaaaaatacactctaAAACACACACTAAAATACACTCGAAAAATCTCACACTTAACCTACAAAAGTAAGTCAGTTAGtaagttcagcctattgcagtttactgctggacataggcctccccaagttcgcgccagacatcccggttttcccgGAAGTGAACCTACCAAAGAGGTCAAATTAATACttttgaaacttttattttaaatttagcgtacaattttctttacattatatacgtgCTTAAATCCATCTTACTGCAAGACTTTTTCTATATGAAATAGACTTAAGTAACTTcagttcaattaaattaaaacctataatttaaaaattttgtttaaagtttCAAAAGCAGTCACTTGACTGAatggttaattttaaaaaagacagACTTTAACGTTGGTAAAAATTTCTACCAATTACGTTCATTATGTGACAGTATATAAAAAACTAGGACatcaaaaaatctattttttatttatcaaagtaCATGATTGTCAGTTAAAcagtttttactaaataatttgttaatctTTGATTGTAGctaattgtaatgtaaaaaattatctTAAGTTCTAGCCAtgtgtatgttatttatgtatgcTGTTAGTTACTTAAGTTGAATgtagttataacttataatttaagttaTGGTCAGactttactgttattttttttactgattttatgATGTACTTAAAATATGGTGTATACTTTATTTggtattctataaataaataaataaataagtcataCATATTTGGATGAACTTACATATacctttgttttaaaatcttgaTAATCTATATGagtaaatggttttttttttgtttagttatacggctaaaactactgaacccatcagaataatacttataccataagatgcagcgtgtttcgcaaaaggttttatatgtatatatgatgGTAgggaattaataaataatgaaacaaattttagaTGTGTATAACTGTCAAATTGTTTATgtgttgtttaattaatatgaagataaacaaaaatatttcaaacaaaagtaattgtttgtatagaaatattttattgggaaagaaaaataatgaagtgTTTGTTAATTCGAGCTATTTTCTATTATATGtaatacatgtatttatttcacaaacaatgtttttgatgttttaatttcaaatctaaTATTCTAATTTTCACTATTTTAGTCATATATCctttaatagattatttttagaaataattatatacaatttaattgataaatatagaaatttaagaatttatattacttatacatatactacCCACATTTGTTAAAGTTAATAATGATATTACTAGTCATTAGGAAATAACATTAGTTTCTGCAAAAATTCAGTttagaatataattaaagtaTGAATAGAAAGTTGAATTTGTAATAGTTGTTAGTGAAAAAACATTGTTTTCTATTAAAATGACTTACCGTGCGGGTAGACCCGCAGTACTGGGTTAACAGGCAATCCTTGTACGAATTGAAGGCCGGTAGAGgccaaaattaaaatcacccatAACACAgccattatttttacattattagcaCAGCCGtattatttttcgtttcattatttatcattttaatacatcaccacaacacaaaaaatacacgGTCCCTGACAGGTTTACACTATTGAAAAAATACTAAAGCACTAAACAATATAGATCATAAAAATTACGCGCAATAAACATTTTCAAAGTCTAGATAATTTTTAgtacaagaaatataaaatttattaagattttcgtacacatttacatataaattgcGCAACCCACAGCTGTACAGAACGCCATTTTCGATTTCGATGTTTACAGTTCAAACGATAATGTAGTTCTATTTTGTGAGTTGGTAACATAAAGTAAAACTATGCAACAAAAGTGCTGATCAGAAATAGTTTTAACActgtgtattatattatgtcaaAGTGGTCATCAAATCACCGTATTACGTATACtataatcatttaatttatatatatttcaattttgtagTATGCTTATTTTGTGTAAGAGGCATAAAAACAATAGTGTTGTCAATGTCAGTtgtcaaaacttaaaaaaatgaccTAACAgaagaaaacattaaaaaacgaCTGTCGCTAGAAAACTACTTCTAAAtctaaaaatgtgtttttaataatagtttgaaAAACTGAAACGTTAtctataaatgaatataatagtAGCTTAACCTGAGTCATCCTAACGGATGCTCTTATGATCTCGGCAAAATACAAATAACCTCCAAACACATGTAcggtaaaataacaatagttagTAGAGTAGTTAGAATAAATAATACCCGTTGCTACTCCAAGGACAGTAGTAAAAAATTGTTGGAATTTCTAGCCAGCATGCCAAAAGGTAATTCGGAAAGAATTTCCGGCGCACAACGTCAAAGACaactaataacaaaaaagtctGAAAAATATGGCCCCAGTACAGTTTACTTACAAGTGCTCGGTTCTGGGGCTAGAGGAGCTCCTAATaccctttatttatttactgatcAAAAACGGTAAgtgtacttatataaaaaaaaatctgttgcaCCACAATTACAAATTGTTTCTTTACATATGTGTTTTATGTACCTAtacaataataacttaaaattgtagttACTTATTTAACTGTGGTGAAGGCAGTCAGAGGCTTGCCCATGAGCATAAAGTGAAATTATCAAGACTGgaccatatttttattacaaacaagaCTTGGAAGAACATTGGAGGCCTTCCTGGTCTGTCACTTACACTTCAGGATGTCGGAGTGCCAAATATAACCTTACATGGACCTGATGGATTGGTAATATATTGACTGacaaatttttaactttaaaacagtgttattacttattattactcATTAATGAAAATTCTGAATACTTTTCTTTTTTAGGATGAATTATACAATGCAACCAAAAGGTTCGTCATTATGAAAGAAATGAACGTTACAATGGCCAAATGTAGCCCCAGCACTGACTTTGAGGATAATGTAATGACTGTGAAATATGTTCTCCTGTAAGTATAGAATTGGAATACATATGTATTTGAAACAACcgatctggtgtagtggtgcaatTAGTCACCAAAAACACCGACGTTTGCAGCATCGATTCCTGCTAtggatgaatatttatatttgtaaaatatttttttgcattttgatgtctgatataaatattctttttgttgTTTGGGATGTCCCCTAGCCCGTTGGACtgacaatctacgtaagattgccggtgtgggctggataaggattgcgaaaaacctgGTTGGTCTGTTCTTGTAGGTCTCCTCACTGTGCCTCATAGAGCACgataagccatcggtcccggttgttatcataaatacctgatagcaaatgttactcatagtagggaatatatccgccaacccgtagtggagcagctaACCTGACCCAACagttggatgttacaggctgaatgctatGCAATGTATTTGGTATACAAGGATAAATACAGTAATACCCCAGACTTACGCGATAGGTGGGACTGAGCGCTATCTGCGTAagtcgaattcgcgtaagtTGAGTTTTGCAGGGTACTTTTCGTAATTGATCTGACTGTCGATtcccaaaaaacacaaaatcgtaacttatgtacCTACGCGCCGATTCCGCACTAAACGTCTGTGCCCGTTGTAAACTGAACGAATAATAATGCGGGTGGGGGgagtcaaacaaaaaacgaatagacgagaaaagtaaatcgcgtaactccgaattcgcgtaagtcgaggtagcgtaagtcggggtattaTTGTATAGTATAACACTTGTGTTTTGTATATctgtctttatttattactataatgttttttaaatactgaAACTTTATTATACTGCATTATAGTAActgttcatttatatatatttaattatctatgtattatttatgtgcatatttattacaaaaagaatATGTATATCTACATCAGCTGACTGttaccaaaaacaaaaattaaattgccTACCTTAAAAACAGTtgaattatgttataatatttgttaatattagtagagattaACGAGAATTATTTGAAACCTGACTTAAATAGCTACATATTGATGATCCAgtatatttatcttaaataaaatgtattaaaatgtttgtaatatctACTAATTAATGATCATGTTGTTTGTATTCTCAGGGGACAACaggataaaattttcaaaacggATTCAACACCTATTGCTAAGAGACCAAAGCTTGATGGTTCTCCGGACAGTGAATTTGAGGAATTTATTCATGACGATACTGACTATTATGGGAGAGAACCTAAAAACCCACAGGAGCATAAGAATAAACAATCTAAAACAAAACACAAGGTTCCTAGCAAAGGTACATGgtgttatattaaatactaaaatcatttatttttgacaTAGGATTAAATGTAAAAACATGAGtggagcacacattttctctaCTGGACTGAGCACTGTTTTGTCCagctgaaaatataaaaaagaaatataacaataaatcatTGATGATGCATCATCATGATTGATGAATCATATTCAAATGATATGATGCATCATATTCAAATGATATGATGCATCAACAATATATTACCTTTTGAAAAAGgattatttcttttgtaaaatgcttagtgtttgtgttatttttttttttgtaacaatttttgaTGTGATAACGTCAAAAATATGATGAATGCCAGCTGCGTGCACAAAAAACGATAACTCATTGTCGCGTTACGTTCATCGTAGCGATACGctcattgtagcgttacgctTATTGTCCCGTCACGCTAATTGTACGCTTCCAGCGCATCTATCTCtcccactcgattggcctatcgtccgaggagatgttttgttatataacgttgtcacgttaaacaaACTACAgataaccaattttttttagtaatatccacttatttattataaaaaaatatttctaacagtcggatgttacttgtaacacaagcattaagttgcttatcataggaacagatgaccatgtgtgtatgttatatttatttattattattttgtcattgCACAAATTAAATCCATAGTTGATGTGGGGTCAACTTATTATTGTCAGTCATTTTTGATTAAtggatattgtattttttattttagatccTCTTAAGGTAAAGAATGAAAAAGTTTTGAATGAACTTCAAAATCATAGTCATTGTACTGTGGCGTACATTTGCACATTAAAGGTCAGTTCAGGACTAGTTTTTTATGTTGtctataaattaatagatatgaattttaattaagtgaaaaagtatatatattatttatattggtaTGCCTTATATTTGCAGAAACGTCTTGGTACCCTCATTCTAGAGAAATGTGTAGAATTGGGTGTCAAACCAGGGCCTATGTTGGGGCAGCTGAAGAGTGGTCAGGATGTAGTTTTACCTGACGGTAAAATTGTAAGGTCAAAAGACGTCAAGACACCTGATGATCCTGGACCAGTTTTTATTGGTAAatgatgtattatttatatttttaataagataatGCCAGTGTTACTTCAGCTTTTACAGTTAAAACTGTTCAAATTAGTCAtagaactattatttttttatttaaaatgttcctttGCAAAAGAGTATATTGTAtgtaatttgaatatatttttaaaaatatatatttaagagaGGATATCAAAATACCTACCTAACCTAATGTAAACAGTAATTGCCAATAGAAATGAtaatacaacacacacacaccagATAGCCATccttactcatagcagggaatatatctgccaacccgcattggagcatctggtggattaaactctgatctcTCTCCTACAaagggaaagaggcttatgcccagctgtttatttattacagactgaagcgatagtatcgataaatatatgtttttttttagtgcTGGAAGTACCGGATTTGTCGTATTTGAAGGAAGACGACTTTGCTGCACATTTCGACAATGGTACTAACCCACCTGAGAGTGTTCCCGCAGTTATAGTGCATTACACAACTCCACACGTTTTTAACCATCCAACGTAAGACATTTATAATTAACCAAGTTTAAAAAAACTCCTTACtcagtgtaccgattttgatcaattcttttttattattcaaaagctGTTGTTTGTAATGTAGGCAGGCAATTAAATATGAACGACACCTgactacaaatttttaaattatacctatTAATGCGTAtgtcaatcattacagcctatacagtccactgctggacataggcctccacaagttacgccaaaaataacgtgaactcatgtgttttgcccatagtcaccacgctgggcaggcgggttggtgaccgcagtactggctttgtcgcaccgaagacgctgctgcccgtcttcggcctttgtatttcaaagccaaagttagatggttatcccgccattgcatcggtcggcttcttaagttccaaggtggttgtggaaccttgttatcccttagtcgcctcttacgacacccacgggaagaaagggggtggctaaattctttagtgccgtagccacacagcacaatgcGTATGTAAATGACTTCAAATATGTTGATGATGTTATCAATTTAGaactttttgatttaaattgaagttaattttattcattaaattggctagggcagtaaagaatatagccaacacctctcttcccgtggctgtcgtaagaggcgactaagggataacacagttccactaccaccttggaacttaaaaaactgacctgtggcgggataaccatccaactgctggctttgaaatacacaggccgaagacgggcagcacgtcttcggcctgtgtatttcaaagccagtactgcggtcaccaacccgcctgcccagcgtggtgactatgtgcaaaacacatgagttcgcgccataatgtctggcgcgaacttgaggaggcctgtgtccagcagtggactgcgataggctgaagtgatgatcatTCATGAAATATTACAAGCTTGTGAGCTTTAGCcaactatattttatacactGTGATCAGATGTGTGACGAGACCTATCATTACTTATTAATTGACCACAGATCATTCAACTGTCTTGATAAATGGATTGACTATATTGAATATAGTCCTCCGATTCCTTTTTCTCAAACCcactttctaaataaaaaaaaaaaaaacgattctgTCTTCACAAGAACATTTGAATTTCAAACATGTTTGATTTTGACTAGCCCcattagcgcagtttgtagtgccctgctttctgttccgcgcgttgcgggttcgattcccttctgagtctgagtgtaatatgtgtatttatgtatgtattattactatgtatatttattaaaaaaaatattaagctataacagttggctgttacctgtaacaagcattaagtttcttaatATGGGAACAAACGGCTGTGTGTGtacgttataagatatttatatttatattatatttttaacggtTAACGATAATAGCTGATTCTTTATAATGACCTCACAGTTACCGCGCCTTCATATCGAAATTCGGGTCATCGACCCGCCACTTAGTCCTGAACACTCAGAACGCTTGTCTCGGCTCGGAGGCAGTCCATCGCTCACAACAACGCCTACACCTGCTAGACGCAGATATGTTTCCGCTACTAAGGGACGCGTCCATACCCGCGCTGTGGGCCCCCGGCCGCCCGGGCCCCCAGCTGGAGGGGGCCCGGCTGAGGGGCCTCGAGGAATTGAAGAACAAGGTAAATGTAACTTATGTATTGAttgacttaaatatatttattgatgagtggtctatataattaaaaatattgtcttaTTGGTTGGAGGTTAACTTGATGCTTCTGCTTTACTAATGTGattgatattgatattattaaattgtattaatattgatattattaatttggcACGGTTTCATGGCTGCTTATAAGAACTCATCACATCAagaattatagtaataatttctttgaaaattaaaaataaaatatataattgtgaatGATAGACTATTCATCTTTGGTTTCCAATAATTATTCTGatcttattatattgttttttattttacaaatctgttatactttaaaattttaaataatagaattGTAAACAAATTAATCTGTGTAcatttacagaaataataaaacgaaaaggtacatttttaactgcaaaaactctttaaaatatattaatctgtAAAGTTATGTTCTGTGCTTTTATCcctttaacaataataatgaaattaaaactaCTAATCTTCTCGGTAAACTTCTATTCttcaattatgtaaaaatattatctgcAATAGATAAACGCTTGCTCTACAGCTGGGTATGTACTTACGCCTGTGTGTTTATTAACgtgtactaatatatatataaaaaatatctttttagtGTTGTTAGTTACTTATATATGTAGTTTAGTATTGCATGATCGGTGTTGGGAACAGTAAAACGGTTTTATAGATCGCTGTCGC
This genomic stretch from Melitaea cinxia chromosome 10, ilMelCinx1.1, whole genome shotgun sequence harbors:
- the LOC123657101 gene encoding ribonuclease Z, mitochondrial, whose protein sequence is MYGKITIVSRVVRINNTRCYSKDSSKKLLEFLASMPKGNSERISGAQRQRQLITKKSEKYGPSTVYLQVLGSGARGAPNTLYLFTDQKRYLFNCGEGSQRLAHEHKVKLSRLDHIFITNKTWKNIGGLPGLSLTLQDVGVPNITLHGPDGLDELYNATKRFVIMKEMNVTMAKCSPSTDFEDNVMTVKYVLLGQQDKIFKTDSTPIAKRPKLDGSPDSEFEEFIHDDTDYYGREPKNPQEHKNKQSKTKHKVPSKDPLKVKNEKVLNELQNHSHCTVAYICTLKKRLGTLILEKCVELGVKPGPMLGQLKSGQDVVLPDGKIVRSKDVKTPDDPGPVFIVLEVPDLSYLKEDDFAAHFDNGTNPPESVPAVIVHYTTPHVFNHPTYRAFISKFGSSTRHLVLNTQNACLGSEAVHRSQQRLHLLDADMFPLLRDASIPALWAPGRPGPQLEGARLRGLEELKNKIAVAQFQNIINMEGSGGDADLNATDSSAKLDLIAGRTLMMIHLRPKKELDRSAEPKLHIQEYIQEAMDVDGFVESLEHFRKIVENIRYGKNHVQKEYPKVIFLGTGSCIPSKTRNTSAIVLQIDENSSMLLDCGEGTFGQLVRFFGPKRVNAFLRTLKAVYISHLHADHHIGLIGVLQARREALEEVSSATPPTPLYLLAPGQIVSWLSVYDQRFESIRADFTLIPNQSLLEDKQIESTNPEMTSAVLASIGVQGIRTCPVYHCPNAFGVAIQVDQEYKVTYSGDTIPCDNLVKIGKNSTLLIHEATMEDDLADEARTKMHSTTSQAIDIGKEMNAKYTVLTHFSQRYARLPRLNPHILNDNNTVGIAFDNMQITMSDLELLPHIYAPLQLMFAEHCVELELKAAQRARQKEKRPLSPNLPTSGAIRNYSTDKKQDAIENNGTIDNMVIDKQNGEDFTSNDSSNSS